In one Rugosibacter aromaticivorans genomic region, the following are encoded:
- a CDS encoding UbiH/UbiF family hydroxylase has protein sequence MDFDIVIVGGGLAGLALAAALRRSSLSVALVEGVVPVFPARGTADFSTTWDSRVYAISPANARFLEQIGIWRHLDHARMEPVRAMQVFGDGKGRLDFSAYDSGVAELAWILESSLMQAELWEMVKRQGNLTMFCPASAQALALDDAAVELTLTDGRKLRARLIVAADGADSWTRSAACIEVAFKNYDQLGIVANFAAALPHRGTAFQWFRPDGILAWLPLPGQHLSMVWSTATAHGEELLSLSANALCERVAAAGGHALGALELVTPPSAFPLRLMRASRTVLPRLALVGDAAHTLHPLSGHGINLGFQDVQALAHALLASPTQGDCGDFSLLRGFERARKEEVFMLQTATDHLQRLFDVRRGPLVSLRNVGLSLTNHLPVVKDALVRYALAS, from the coding sequence ATGGATTTCGATATCGTTATTGTTGGTGGCGGGCTCGCCGGGCTCGCACTGGCGGCGGCTTTGCGCCGATCCTCGTTGTCTGTGGCGCTGGTTGAAGGCGTGGTGCCGGTTTTTCCTGCCAGGGGTACAGCCGATTTTTCTACCACGTGGGATAGCCGGGTGTATGCCATCAGCCCGGCGAATGCGCGCTTTCTTGAACAAATCGGCATTTGGCGACATCTTGACCACGCGCGCATGGAACCCGTACGCGCCATGCAAGTTTTTGGCGATGGCAAAGGCAGGCTCGATTTTTCAGCTTATGACAGCGGCGTCGCTGAATTGGCGTGGATTCTTGAGTCTTCGCTCATGCAGGCCGAATTGTGGGAAATGGTCAAGCGGCAGGGCAATCTCACGATGTTTTGTCCTGCATCAGCCCAAGCGCTGGCATTGGATGATGCGGCAGTAGAGCTCACGCTGACCGATGGACGCAAACTGCGCGCGCGCCTGATTGTCGCGGCCGATGGGGCCGACTCTTGGACACGCAGCGCTGCGTGCATTGAGGTGGCATTCAAAAACTATGACCAGCTCGGTATCGTGGCCAATTTTGCTGCTGCGCTACCGCATCGCGGCACAGCTTTTCAGTGGTTTCGCCCAGATGGCATTTTAGCTTGGCTACCTTTGCCTGGCCAACATCTGTCGATGGTCTGGTCAACGGCGACAGCGCATGGTGAGGAATTGCTATCGCTTTCGGCAAACGCCTTGTGCGAACGGGTGGCCGCAGCGGGGGGGCATGCGCTGGGTGCGCTGGAATTGGTCACCCCGCCGAGTGCATTTCCACTGCGCCTGATGCGCGCGTCGCGCACGGTGTTGCCGCGCCTGGCTTTAGTTGGCGATGCGGCGCACACGTTACATCCGCTGTCGGGGCACGGCATCAATCTGGGCTTTCAGGATGTGCAGGCATTGGCGCACGCGCTACTTGCCTCGCCAACGCAGGGCGATTGCGGCGATTTTTCGCTATTGCGCGGTTTTGAGCGTGCGCGAAAAGAAGAGGTTTTTATGCTACAAACCGCTACCGATCATTTGCAACGCTTGTTTGATGTTCGTCGTGGGCCGTTAGTTAGCTTGCGCAACGTGGGGTTGAGCCTCACTAACCATTTGCCGGTCGTAAAGGATGCGTTGGTCCGTTATGCTTTGGCATCCTGA
- a CDS encoding dicarboxylate/amino acid:cation symporter — MKRLTHQLYFWVLLATLAGGLLGYLDPEAGTSLKPLGDGFIALVKMLIAPVIFCTVVLGIAGSGDMKKVGRVGGKALLYFEVVSTLALGIGLLVMHLIRPGEGFNVDTQSLDSTAIATYAKSAAEQSTVSFFLHIIPKTFADAFTSSGDLLQVLFLAILFGYAIMRLGKTGQPVHRFIEDAAHLFFAMMNVIMKLAPLGAGGAMAFTMGKYGVAALKPLAALMGSFYLTCLLFVLIVLGSIAAATGFNIFRFILYIKDELLTVLGTSSSESALVPLMEKLERMGCSKSVVGLVVPSGYSFNLDGTNIYLSMAALFVAQALNIDLTIGQELTLLGVAMLTSKGASGVTGAGFITLAATLAVVPSIPVAGLALILGIDRFMSEARALTNFIGNGVATVVISKWENELDQEKMNNAMAG, encoded by the coding sequence ATGAAACGCCTCACACATCAACTTTACTTTTGGGTGCTGCTCGCCACGCTGGCTGGCGGATTACTGGGTTATCTTGACCCTGAGGCGGGCACGAGCCTCAAACCTTTAGGCGATGGTTTTATTGCGCTGGTCAAAATGCTCATTGCGCCGGTTATTTTTTGCACCGTCGTGCTCGGGATTGCCGGATCTGGCGACATGAAAAAAGTCGGCCGCGTTGGTGGTAAAGCGCTGCTTTACTTTGAGGTGGTATCCACACTAGCGCTAGGCATCGGGTTGCTTGTCATGCATCTCATTCGCCCTGGTGAAGGCTTTAACGTTGACACGCAATCGCTGGATAGCACAGCGATTGCCACGTATGCCAAATCCGCTGCCGAACAAAGCACCGTCAGTTTTTTCCTGCATATTATTCCCAAGACATTTGCCGATGCCTTCACTAGCTCGGGCGATTTGCTGCAAGTGCTGTTTCTCGCCATCCTGTTTGGCTATGCCATTATGCGGCTAGGCAAAACAGGCCAGCCAGTCCATCGCTTCATCGAAGATGCTGCGCACCTATTTTTTGCAATGATGAACGTCATCATGAAATTAGCACCGCTGGGCGCAGGCGGCGCGATGGCATTCACTATGGGCAAATATGGCGTCGCTGCCCTAAAACCGCTGGCAGCACTGATGGGCAGTTTTTATCTTACCTGTCTTCTTTTCGTGTTGATTGTGCTGGGCAGCATCGCCGCCGCCACCGGCTTTAATATTTTTCGCTTCATTCTGTATATCAAAGATGAACTGCTTACCGTGTTGGGCACCTCATCATCCGAATCCGCACTGGTTCCGCTGATGGAAAAACTCGAGCGCATGGGGTGCTCGAAATCGGTAGTCGGCCTGGTCGTGCCCTCCGGCTATTCCTTCAATCTCGACGGCACCAATATCTACCTAAGCATGGCGGCGCTATTCGTTGCGCAAGCGCTGAATATCGACCTAACCATAGGCCAGGAATTAACCCTGCTTGGCGTAGCGATGCTGACTTCAAAAGGCGCCTCTGGCGTCACGGGTGCCGGATTCATCACCCTGGCAGCGACGCTGGCGGTTGTCCCCTCCATCCCCGTTGCGGGCCTGGCACTCATTCTGGGCATCGACCGCTTTATGTCCGAAGCCCGCGCACTAACCAACTTCATCGGCAATGGTGTCGCCACCGTCGTCATCTCGAAATGGGAAAACGAGCTCGACCAGGAAAAAATGAATAACGCCATGGCGGGCTGA
- the zapD gene encoding cell division protein ZapD, whose translation MINYEYPLSERVRTLLRLEDLFEKIIHFASAKGSAEHHVALVLLFEILEVAGRADLKFDLVQELERQRQILLSFRNNPEISEEALSGALYEIEQASTQLLAVQGKIGHYLRENDWLMSIKNRAAIPGGVCEFDLPGYHYWLNRDAPLRQKDIESWLMPMLPIRQALTIVLRLLRASGRSERLLAQRGAYQVMMGGRNYQLVRLQIRKNESVLPEISAGKLAINVRFLRPDMTQRPRQVETDVQFEMTLCNL comes from the coding sequence GTGATTAATTACGAATATCCTCTCAGCGAGCGAGTGCGCACTTTGTTGCGACTCGAAGATCTGTTTGAAAAAATCATACATTTCGCCTCTGCCAAAGGGAGCGCTGAACATCATGTGGCGCTGGTCTTGCTGTTTGAGATTCTTGAAGTGGCCGGCCGTGCCGACTTGAAATTTGATCTGGTTCAAGAACTGGAACGCCAGCGACAGATCCTGCTATCTTTCCGTAACAATCCCGAAATCTCTGAAGAAGCCCTCTCGGGTGCGCTCTATGAAATCGAGCAGGCAAGTACTCAACTGCTCGCCGTGCAAGGAAAGATTGGCCATTATCTGCGTGAAAATGATTGGCTAATGAGCATTAAAAACCGAGCCGCCATTCCAGGCGGGGTGTGCGAGTTTGATCTGCCGGGCTACCACTATTGGTTGAACCGCGATGCGCCGTTGCGGCAAAAGGACATTGAGTCTTGGTTGATGCCGATGTTGCCTATTCGGCAAGCGCTGACGATCGTGCTGCGTTTGTTACGTGCATCTGGCCGTTCAGAGAGGCTCCTGGCCCAACGAGGCGCTTACCAGGTCATGATGGGTGGACGAAATTACCAATTGGTTCGGTTGCAGATCAGAAAAAACGAATCGGTATTGCCGGAAATCTCCGCAGGTAAACTGGCTATCAATGTTCGGTTTTTGCGGCCGGATATGACACAGCGGCCACGCCAGGTCGAGACTGATGTTCAGTTTGAAATGACGCTATGTAATCTGTAA
- a CDS encoding DsbC family protein produces the protein MNKKFIAATALLASFSIAALAGEAEVKKAIEANVGKVEKISKAPIAGLWEVAVDGQIFYADDKGNYLLAGNLIELKTGKNLTAERQFNALPLELAVKQVRGNGKNVLVTFEDPNCGYCKKLAKELQSIKNLTLYTFLYPVLGEDSIEKSKMIWCAQDKGRVWNDWMSSGKTLPAMPAKCDTAGLEKSTELGRKLRINGTPAMFFATGERVGGYIPAAEIEKRFNAKGG, from the coding sequence ATGAATAAAAAGTTTATTGCTGCAACGGCTTTACTGGCTAGCTTTTCTATCGCCGCCTTGGCGGGCGAAGCCGAGGTCAAAAAGGCTATCGAAGCCAATGTGGGCAAGGTTGAAAAAATCAGCAAAGCACCCATTGCAGGACTGTGGGAAGTCGCAGTCGATGGTCAGATTTTTTATGCGGATGACAAAGGCAATTATCTGCTCGCCGGAAATCTGATCGAGCTCAAAACAGGTAAAAACTTGACGGCAGAGCGCCAGTTCAATGCGCTACCTCTCGAACTGGCAGTTAAGCAAGTGCGCGGTAATGGAAAAAATGTACTGGTCACGTTTGAAGACCCCAACTGCGGCTACTGCAAAAAGCTGGCAAAGGAATTGCAGTCGATCAAAAACCTCACTTTGTACACTTTTCTTTACCCCGTACTGGGAGAAGACTCCATCGAGAAATCCAAAATGATCTGGTGCGCACAGGATAAGGGCAGGGTCTGGAATGACTGGATGAGCAGCGGCAAAACCTTGCCCGCCATGCCTGCCAAATGCGATACCGCCGGACTGGAAAAATCGACGGAACTGGGCCGCAAATTGCGTATCAACGGCACACCAGCCATGTTCTTCGCTACCGGTGAGCGGGTGGGCGGCTATATTCCAGCGGCGGAAATTGAAAAACGCTTTAACGCGAAAGGCGGTTAA
- a CDS encoding Nudix family hydrolase yields MKITHVATAVIERADGQFLLGQRAADTFYPGYWEFPGGKIEPGETARGALVRELQEELGIEVLRADPWLRREHVYEHAHVYLNFFRVRAWQGEISNRVHSALTWQTPGAPTVQPMLPANAPVLAALALPAFYAITHANEIGIAAQNEALDHALKNGLKLVQLREPMLAPRQREAFVHAAVKRCHTAGARVLVNSDPLLALAAGADGVHLTSAQLATCLTRPEFPLVAASCHSPAELMRAAQLKCDFVVYGPIRETVTHPGRAGLGWETFATEINSNLGVPPAPTFALGGLSPHDLDTARACGAHGIAAIRSAW; encoded by the coding sequence ATGAAAATAACGCATGTTGCAACCGCAGTCATTGAGCGGGCAGACGGTCAATTTTTACTGGGCCAACGCGCAGCTGATACGTTTTATCCTGGGTATTGGGAGTTCCCCGGCGGCAAAATCGAACCGGGCGAAACAGCGCGGGGTGCCTTAGTGCGCGAACTCCAAGAAGAACTCGGCATCGAGGTTTTGCGTGCCGATCCCTGGTTACGCAGGGAACATGTGTATGAGCATGCCCATGTGTATCTGAATTTTTTCCGGGTACGTGCCTGGCAAGGTGAGATCAGTAATCGTGTGCATAGCGCCCTTACATGGCAAACGCCCGGTGCGCCGACCGTTCAGCCGATGTTGCCAGCCAACGCCCCCGTCCTCGCCGCGCTGGCCTTGCCTGCGTTTTACGCCATCACGCATGCCAACGAAATAGGTATTGCAGCCCAAAACGAAGCACTTGATCACGCATTGAAAAACGGGCTCAAGCTCGTACAGCTGCGCGAGCCAATGCTTGCTCCCCGGCAACGCGAGGCTTTTGTTCACGCGGCGGTTAAGCGCTGTCACACGGCTGGCGCACGCGTGCTCGTCAACAGCGACCCGCTGCTGGCTTTGGCCGCCGGGGCTGATGGTGTACACCTGACGTCCGCGCAACTGGCAACCTGCTTAACACGCCCTGAATTTCCACTGGTGGCAGCGTCATGTCACTCCCCTGCCGAATTGATGCGCGCGGCGCAGCTTAAATGTGATTTCGTGGTTTATGGGCCGATACGCGAAACCGTAACACACCCCGGGCGAGCGGGCTTGGGCTGGGAGACTTTCGCAACAGAGATTAATAGCAATCTCGGCGTACCACCAGCGCCGACTTTTGCCTTGGGCGGATTGTCACCCCACGATCTTGACACCGCCCGTGCATGCGGAGCGCACGGCATAGCCGCCATTCGTTCGGCCTGGTAA
- the coaE gene encoding dephospho-CoA kinase (Dephospho-CoA kinase (CoaE) performs the final step in coenzyme A biosynthesis.) produces the protein MSYIVGLTGGIGSGKSAVADLFATHQVPVIDTDAIAHALTAASGAAMPSVRAVFGEHMVTPDGALDRAAMRAHVFAQPEERKRLEAILHPLIRAEVERRISAENSRNNHLYTVLVVPLLIESGTYRQRVQRIAVVDCSEATQICRVMARNGLSQDEVERILQAQATRAERLAVADDIIENDGQLAALAPQVAHLHQKYLELAHHAG, from the coding sequence GTGAGTTATATCGTCGGGCTAACAGGTGGAATCGGTAGCGGAAAAAGCGCGGTAGCGGATTTGTTTGCTACCCATCAGGTACCTGTTATCGATACCGATGCGATTGCCCACGCGTTGACAGCCGCATCAGGCGCAGCTATGCCGAGTGTTCGTGCCGTTTTTGGCGAGCACATGGTCACGCCCGACGGTGCGCTTGATCGTGCGGCGATGCGTGCGCATGTATTTGCTCAGCCCGAAGAGCGCAAACGACTCGAAGCCATTTTGCATCCATTAATCCGGGCTGAGGTTGAACGGCGCATTAGCGCGGAGAACTCGCGCAACAATCATCTTTACACCGTACTTGTCGTGCCACTCTTAATTGAGTCAGGCACCTATCGCCAGCGTGTCCAGCGCATCGCTGTGGTGGATTGTTCTGAAGCGACCCAAATTTGCCGTGTGATGGCACGCAATGGCTTGTCACAGGATGAGGTCGAGCGAATATTGCAAGCCCAAGCTACTCGCGCCGAGCGCTTGGCTGTAGCGGATGACATCATCGAAAATGACGGCCAACTGGCCGCATTGGCACCCCAAGTGGCGCATTTGCACCAGAAATATCTGGAATTGGCGCATCATGCGGGTTGA
- a CDS encoding ATP-binding protein — MTDFSRFLLRAETLIDRLEAILPPALPVTDWSACAFRWRTRNGRGWLEGVRHPHAIRLNDLQGVEPQKKRIEQNTLQFVQGKSANNVLLTGARGTGKSSLVKAVLNQFSHRGLRLIEVDKDDLVYLPEIVDLVFGRREKFIIFCDDLSFEANEPGYKAMKSLLDGSITGMPENLLVYATSNRRHLMPEKMAENLEATYTEEGDIHPGETTEEKISLSERFGLWLSFYAFTQDEYLAICAHWLTVFGHPTDTLEPGNPVRSEALQWTQMRGSRSGRVAWQFARDYAGRHSRLKK; from the coding sequence ATGACTGACTTTTCCCGCTTTCTTCTTCGCGCCGAAACATTAATTGACCGTCTTGAAGCGATCCTGCCGCCCGCTTTGCCGGTGACAGACTGGTCAGCCTGTGCCTTTCGCTGGCGCACCCGCAACGGGCGTGGTTGGCTCGAAGGCGTACGTCATCCGCACGCGATTCGCTTGAACGATTTACAGGGCGTTGAGCCGCAGAAAAAGCGCATCGAACAGAACACGCTGCAGTTTGTACAAGGTAAAAGTGCAAACAATGTGCTACTCACCGGTGCACGCGGCACGGGAAAAAGCTCGCTCGTCAAGGCCGTGCTAAACCAGTTTTCCCACCGCGGATTGCGCTTGATTGAAGTGGATAAGGACGACCTGGTTTACTTGCCTGAAATTGTGGATCTCGTTTTTGGGCGTCGTGAAAAATTTATTATTTTCTGCGACGATTTATCGTTCGAAGCGAACGAGCCTGGTTACAAAGCCATGAAGAGTCTGCTGGATGGCTCCATCACCGGCATGCCGGAAAATCTGCTGGTATATGCAACATCCAACAGGCGCCATCTGATGCCGGAAAAAATGGCTGAAAATCTTGAAGCGACATACACCGAAGAAGGTGATATTCACCCCGGCGAAACGACCGAAGAAAAAATCTCGCTTTCCGAACGCTTTGGTTTATGGCTGTCTTTTTATGCCTTCACGCAGGATGAATATCTGGCCATATGCGCGCATTGGCTCACTGTTTTCGGCCACCCAACCGACACCCTGGAACCAGGCAATCCCGTCCGCAGCGAAGCATTGCAATGGACGCAAATGCGCGGCTCGCGCAGCGGTCGCGTTGCCTGGCAATTTGCCCGGGATTACGCCGGTCGGCATAGCCGCCTGAAAAAATGA
- a CDS encoding FTR1 family iron permease yields the protein MFGTGIIVFRETLEAAMIIGILAAATVGIAGRSRMLLGGIAAGVAGAIVVALLTGRIAEMAGGTGQDLMNASILGFAVLMLAWHNIWMSRHGAALAQEARRVGHAVRGGEKTLLTLFVVIALAVLREGSETVLFVYGSMAGSETSALQVLTSGSLGLGAGALAGFLLYAGFLRIPLRWFFAATSGLILLLAAAMASQMARFLVQSDVLPDFGNPLWDTTGLLSNTSPAGVLLHALMGYDATPSGLQVVFYVTTLIVILFAMWMLRYRKDTISRF from the coding sequence ATGTTTGGCACAGGCATTATTGTTTTTCGTGAAACGCTCGAGGCGGCAATGATTATTGGCATTCTCGCGGCGGCAACGGTTGGTATTGCAGGCCGCAGCCGTATGCTGCTTGGAGGCATTGCGGCTGGCGTGGCGGGGGCTATTGTGGTGGCTTTGCTGACGGGTCGAATTGCTGAAATGGCCGGCGGCACAGGACAAGATCTGATGAATGCGAGCATTCTCGGTTTTGCCGTACTGATGCTGGCGTGGCATAACATTTGGATGTCACGGCACGGGGCTGCGTTAGCACAAGAGGCTCGGCGGGTAGGGCATGCCGTGCGGGGCGGCGAAAAAACACTGTTAACCCTTTTTGTTGTTATTGCTTTGGCTGTATTGCGCGAAGGGTCAGAAACAGTACTTTTCGTCTATGGCTCGATGGCTGGCAGCGAAACCAGTGCGCTGCAAGTCTTGACCAGCGGCAGTCTGGGCCTTGGCGCAGGAGCGCTTGCGGGGTTTCTACTTTATGCAGGTTTCTTACGTATTCCCTTACGCTGGTTTTTTGCAGCCACAAGCGGTCTGATTCTTTTATTAGCTGCTGCGATGGCGAGTCAAATGGCGCGCTTTCTGGTGCAAAGCGATGTGTTACCAGATTTTGGTAACCCGTTGTGGGATACCACTGGCCTGTTATCGAACACATCTCCCGCAGGCGTCTTGCTACATGCGCTGATGGGTTACGATGCGACGCCTTCGGGCTTGCAGGTTGTTTTCTATGTGACGACGTTAATCGTTATTTTGTTCGCCATGTGGATGTTGCGGTACCGCAAAGACACAATTTCAAGGTTTTAA
- a CDS encoding cupredoxin domain-containing protein translates to MVFYRLMLLVGMLFPITVLAADSEIVLTIREHRFEPSELKVIANQKIRLIVKNLDATPEEFESHELNREKVISGKGQATIYIGPLKPGRYPFMGEFNQKTAQGVVVAE, encoded by the coding sequence GTGGTTTTTTATCGATTGATGTTACTTGTAGGGATGCTTTTCCCCATCACTGTATTGGCGGCGGATAGTGAGATTGTTTTGACAATTCGTGAGCACCGTTTTGAGCCAAGTGAGCTAAAGGTCATTGCGAACCAGAAAATTCGGTTAATCGTTAAAAACCTGGATGCCACGCCAGAAGAATTTGAAAGCCACGAGCTAAACCGCGAAAAAGTTATTTCGGGCAAGGGGCAGGCCACTATTTATATCGGCCCCCTTAAGCCAGGCCGCTATCCGTTTATGGGCGAATTCAATCAAAAAACGGCGCAAGGCGTCGTGGTTGCGGAGTAA
- a CDS encoding ammonium transporter, whose product MEALHTSADVLFILLGAIMILAMHAGFAFLELGTVRKKNQINALVKILADFSISTLAYFFIGYGIAYGVHFFSNAEVLAQNSGFELTRFFFLLTFAAAVPAIISGGIAERARFKPQLAATFCLVGFVYPFFEGIAWNHAFGVQSWLAQQFGAEFHDFAGSVVVHAVGGWAALAAVLLLGPRRGRYDKNGAISAHPPSSVPFLALGAWILIVGWFGFNVMSAQTLDKVSGLVALNSLMAMVGGTLAALMVGKNDPGFVHNGALAGLVAVCAGSDVMHPLGALATGSIAGGLFVVMFTLTQNRWKIDDVLGVWPLHGLCGAWGGIAAGLFGATAWGGRGGVAIPSQLIGTLMGIAIALAGGFVVYGLLKFFVGIRLDAEEEFEGSDLTIHKITASAERETSF is encoded by the coding sequence ATGGAAGCATTGCACACCTCTGCCGACGTTTTGTTTATTTTGCTGGGTGCCATCATGATTTTGGCGATGCATGCCGGCTTTGCTTTTTTAGAGCTGGGCACTGTCCGTAAAAAAAATCAGATCAATGCGCTGGTTAAAATTCTGGCAGATTTTTCAATTTCAACGCTAGCCTACTTTTTTATTGGTTACGGTATTGCCTATGGTGTTCATTTTTTCAGCAACGCCGAAGTGCTTGCGCAAAACAGCGGCTTTGAGCTCACGCGGTTTTTCTTTCTGCTGACTTTTGCTGCCGCTGTCCCGGCGATTATCTCTGGCGGCATTGCCGAGCGTGCCAGGTTCAAACCGCAACTCGCTGCCACATTTTGCCTGGTGGGTTTTGTTTACCCATTTTTTGAAGGGATTGCCTGGAACCATGCGTTTGGCGTTCAGTCTTGGCTTGCCCAGCAGTTTGGCGCGGAATTTCACGATTTTGCCGGTTCGGTCGTGGTGCATGCCGTAGGCGGCTGGGCAGCGCTGGCGGCGGTGCTATTGCTTGGGCCGCGGCGTGGGCGTTATGACAAAAACGGGGCGATTTCTGCGCATCCGCCCTCCAGCGTGCCGTTTTTAGCCTTGGGCGCATGGATACTCATTGTGGGCTGGTTTGGCTTTAATGTGATGAGCGCGCAAACGCTGGACAAAGTTTCTGGCCTGGTCGCCCTCAATTCGCTGATGGCGATGGTGGGCGGCACGCTGGCAGCGCTGATGGTTGGCAAGAACGACCCGGGTTTTGTGCATAACGGGGCATTGGCCGGGCTGGTGGCTGTCTGTGCCGGGTCAGACGTGATGCATCCCCTCGGGGCACTTGCCACCGGCAGCATCGCCGGTGGGCTGTTTGTCGTGATGTTCACCCTCACGCAGAACCGCTGGAAGATTGACGATGTACTGGGCGTCTGGCCGCTCCACGGCCTTTGCGGTGCCTGGGGCGGGATTGCTGCTGGCCTTTTTGGCGCAACCGCCTGGGGTGGCAGAGGTGGTGTGGCAATACCCAGTCAGCTGATTGGCACACTCATGGGCATTGCGATCGCGCTAGCGGGTGGCTTCGTGGTGTATGGGCTGCTTAAATTTTTCGTCGGCATCCGGCTCGATGCGGAAGAGGAATTTGAAGGTTCCGACCTGACCATCCATAAAATTACTGCATCCGCTGAGCGGGAAACTTCTTTTTAA
- a CDS encoding DNA gyrase inhibitor YacG: MASVRSSLPKLPRIVLCPRCGASVEWVETSRFRPFCSMRCKTDDFGAWESETYRVAASEEAPLSDESE; encoded by the coding sequence ATGGCTTCTGTACGTTCTAGTTTACCCAAATTGCCCCGCATCGTGCTTTGTCCGCGCTGCGGGGCATCGGTCGAGTGGGTAGAAACAAGTCGCTTTCGACCATTTTGTTCCATGCGCTGCAAGACCGATGATTTTGGTGCGTGGGAAAGCGAAACGTATCGCGTCGCCGCCAGCGAGGAAGCGCCACTGAGCGACGAATCGGAATAG
- a CDS encoding murein transglycosylase A, with the protein MKRILIYLLITGLVFALTNCTTTSAPPINAPQRCAAMPTCVASPPSDVSLPPAPPMQAAQWDDLTGWETDDPAPALAAFLDSCRVLAKQALWQPACVAARTADAQSPSALRAWFKTQFQPWMMVNADGSRTGMITGYFEPVLQGSRTPSRQNPYPVYGPPDDLITVDLSELYPELKHLRLRGRLEGKKIVPYYARSEWRQQESKRSQKAIAWVSNAVDLFFMQVQGSGQVALGDGSRIRLGYADQNGHPYRSIGRWLIDQGAITPEQASMQGIKEWAKMNPQRLEELLNQNPSMVFFHELPLAGKGPLGALGIPLTPERSLAVDPRYIPLGVPVWLATTRPNSDQALTRLMLAQDTGGAIRGAVRGDFYWGSGTDAGNLAGKMRQTGRLWVLMPKGYAPDDAPK; encoded by the coding sequence ATGAAACGCATCCTGATCTATCTACTCATTACGGGCTTGGTGTTTGCGCTGACCAACTGCACAACAACGTCTGCCCCTCCAATAAATGCACCACAGCGGTGCGCAGCCATGCCTACCTGCGTGGCGAGTCCGCCAAGCGATGTTTCCCTGCCCCCTGCGCCACCGATGCAAGCCGCACAGTGGGATGATCTAACTGGCTGGGAAACCGATGATCCTGCCCCGGCGTTGGCAGCTTTTCTTGATAGTTGCCGCGTGCTGGCAAAGCAAGCGTTATGGCAGCCCGCGTGTGTAGCGGCGCGCACGGCCGACGCGCAAAGCCCCAGCGCTTTGCGCGCATGGTTCAAAACCCAGTTTCAGCCTTGGATGATGGTGAATGCGGATGGCTCTCGCACAGGAATGATTACAGGCTATTTTGAGCCCGTGTTGCAAGGCAGTCGCACGCCTTCGCGCCAAAATCCTTACCCGGTGTATGGCCCGCCAGACGATCTGATCACGGTAGATTTGTCCGAACTTTACCCCGAGCTTAAGCACCTTCGGCTGCGTGGGCGTCTCGAGGGTAAAAAAATTGTTCCCTATTACGCCAGGTCAGAGTGGCGTCAGCAAGAAAGCAAGCGCTCACAAAAAGCCATCGCCTGGGTATCAAACGCCGTGGATTTATTTTTCATGCAAGTGCAGGGCTCAGGCCAGGTGGCACTGGGTGATGGCAGTCGTATTCGTCTTGGCTATGCCGATCAAAACGGGCACCCTTACCGATCCATCGGGCGTTGGTTAATTGATCAGGGCGCGATCACTCCTGAGCAAGCTTCCATGCAAGGTATTAAGGAATGGGCGAAGATGAACCCGCAGCGATTGGAAGAATTACTCAATCAAAATCCGAGCATGGTGTTTTTCCATGAATTACCCTTAGCAGGTAAAGGCCCGCTAGGCGCTCTGGGCATCCCGCTTACGCCAGAACGTTCGCTGGCCGTTGATCCACGCTATATCCCCTTGGGCGTCCCTGTTTGGCTTGCCACAACCAGGCCAAACAGTGACCAGGCACTCACCAGGCTTATGCTGGCGCAGGATACGGGTGGTGCCATTCGCGGTGCTGTGCGCGGGGATTTTTACTGGGGTAGCGGCACAGATGCGGGTAATCTTGCCGGCAAAATGCGCCAGACAGGACGTCTATGGGTGCTTATGCCCAAAGGCTATGCGCCTGACGATGCACCAAAGTGA